ACATTAAAAATTTGGCAAGACGTCATGTGAAATATGGCGTGCAGGAAGAGCACTACGAATTGGTTGGTGCAGCATTGTTATGGACTTTAGAGCAGGCACTTGCAGCTATGTGGACAAATGAAGTGAAACAGGCATGGGCAAACTGTTATGGGCTTCTTTCTTCTGCAATGCTTCAAGCTACTGCTGAAGCACATGAACGTGCATAATTGGTTATTTTGATATAAGGTTTAATAATACCTCCGGATACAAACCGGGGGTTTCTACACTTCAGTTGGTTTTTACTACACTTCGGCCAGTTATTTTTTGTCAGCTTTTGGCTTTCCTGCAATTTTACACTTGAGAAAATGAACAGAGATGACAAAGGAAGAGATCATATTAATCAAACGTACGTGGAAACTTTTCAGGGAAATAAATCCCACTGTAGTGGGTGATACATTCTACTCAAAATTATTCCTCGACAACCCATCGGTACGTAAAATGTTTCCAAAGGAAATGAACCAGCAATATCAAAAGTTGATTGATATGCTGAGTACTGTTGTTGGAAGGCTCGATCATCTCGAAGATATGTCTGACGAAATTGCCGCTATGGGCAGACGTCATGTGTCGTACGGTGTCAAACCGGCTCAGTATAAAAAAGTAGGTGAAGCGCTTTTGTGGACATTGGAACAAGGTCTTGGTAAAGACTATACGCCAGAGGTAAAAGAAGCCTGGACAAAATGTTATAACGCACTAGCCGATGCTATGATAAATGCATCAACCACCTGAAATGTAAAACATGTTTCTCTTGCTAATTGTTATTAATTGTAATCTCTTAGTGTAGAATCTATACTACAAGTAATCGAACAACAAGACTATAGCATCGCTTAGTCTTTTTAGTGATATTTGTTGACTCATTGTATCTGGTGTAGCCGAAGGCTCATCAAGTACAAAATCACGTTATGTACGGCATAAATTCTTGCCGGAATAATGAGAACCCAAAAGCTACATTTTTGCAATAGAATACGTCCTATGGAAAAACTGATGCCACTTTTTTTTTACTTCATCATTTTCCATCCATTTAAAGATCGTTGCTGCCTGCTCATGTTGCTGGGAAATAAAGTCTATTTCTATCAACGAGTTGAAGTTATTGATATGTCTTTCGGTTTGTCGCTAAGCGCAAAACAATTATTTCTGTCCCTCAAATCTTGTAAAGAACTTACCATAGGCTGTGGATGTTTGGACTGTACGCAGCATGTATGAAAACCGCTATGAATAATTATAAGAACTGAAAGCCATTAATGAATCCCCAACCCAATAACAATCTTTTTTTCAAATCGGTGTTTAATACCACACCCGTGGCTTTAGCTGTTATTGGTGAAGACGGTTTGTTTGTTGAAGTAAACGAAGGATTTTGCGGCATGTTTGGTTATAATGCATCCGAACTGAAAGGTCTTAGTTCTGTATTTATTTTCCCGGAATCAATTCAAAAAGACGTAACTATTGTTCAGCAATCTGTGTTGCAAAACGGTCAGGCAATACAACAGGCATTGTGGCAAGGAAAAACAAAGCAAGGTTTGTTGATCGATCTGGCGGTGAACTTCGATTTGTTTGCTGACGAACAGAGTGGTCGGTTTATTGTAGCATCGTACAGCGATATTTCTGACCAGAAACGTAAGCATGAAGTTGCTGAAAGTACACTCATTCGATATCGCTCCATTGTTGAAAATTCAGTGCATGCTTTTTTTCTTACCGGACCCGATGGAACAATACTTGATGCAAACAAGGCAGCCGAAATAATGTTTGGCTACACTGTTGAAGAGTTACGCAAAGTAGGATTGCAGGCGATTATTGATTATGCCGACCCACGTGTGAAGCAAAAATTACTGAAACCTGATTCAAAAGGATTTGCTGCCGGTGAAGTAACCGGGATACGTAAAAGCGGAGAAAAGTTTCCGCTTGAATTTTCCTCTAATGCTTTTAAGGGAATGAATGGTGAAGACAACACCAGCACATTTATTTACGATATTTCTGTTCGTAAAGAACAGGAGCAAAAGTTTCAGCAGTGGCAGGAAGAAATGGCATCTATTCTTAATAACACAGAAGAGATGTTCATGATTATTGATAAGGAATACAAAGTTGTTAACTATAATAAAGCCACTAAGGAAAGAGCTAAGTCGATACTTGGGAAAGAATTGAACATGGGCGATAGCCTGCTGTCATTGGCTGAACCGGAAAGGTATGGCTACTTAACAACTATCTACAATAAAGTATTGGCTGGCGAAAAGATCCGTTACAAACATATTGTTGATAGAGGTTTTGGTATAGAGAATTACCAGCTCACTTATTCCCCATTGTTGGATGCCGATGGCGATTGCAGCAGCTTTATGGTAACCGTAAGAGATATTACGGTAGAGGAAAAAATACTTGATGAAATCACCCACAAACAAGAGTTGTTACAACAGGCAGAATCAATTGCACATGTTGGCAGTTGGGAAATAGATCTTGTTACAAATAAACTGTATTGGTCAGAAGAAGTATTTCGGATTTGTGGATATGAACCCAATGCGTTTGAAGTAACTCCTGAACATGGATTCAATGTTGTTCATCCTGAAGACCGGGCATCTTCTATTGCGGCAATGCGTAACGCTGTTGTCAATAAAAGTGATTTCGTTGCCGATAACAGGTTTGTACGCCCCGACGGAAGTATTCGCTATATAAAATCAAAGGCAAAAGTAGTTTCAGACAAAGAAGGGAAAGCAGTTCGTTTAATTGGTGTGTTTCATGATGTAACCGATCAACGGGCTATGGAGCGTGAGCTTGCCATCAGTCAACAGGAATACAGATCGTTATTCGATCAAAACCCTGATGCCGTGGTTTCGTTTGATCTCATGGGCAATTTCGTTAGTGTAAACGATGCAGGTATGTTGATTGCAGAAACAACACGTGAGAAATTACTTAGCGAAAAATTCGAAAGTTATTTCGATGAAATTGAAGTGGAGGTTATCCGCAATTACTTTAAGGAAGCAAGGAATGGACATGCCCAACGTTTCCAAACAGAAATTTTAACCAGCACCGGCAAGAAAAAAACAGTTGCTGTTAGCCTGATGCCGATTATTATAGCAGGTGAGATCACCGGAGTATTTGGTATTTTAAAAGATGTTACAATAGAAAAACTGTATGAGAATGAACTGGAGTTTCAATCGAACCTGTTAAGTACAATTCAGCAATCGGTTATTGTAACTACGGTTGAAGGAGCCATTATCTATTGGAACAATTTTGCTGAGCAGCTGTATGGCTGGCAAGGGAAAGAGGTAATTGGAAAAAATATAATGGAAGTAGTGCCCGCTGAAATGTCGTTTGAGCAGGCAACAACACTAATGGAAAAATTATCAGCCGGTGAAAGTTGGAGAGGTGAATTTTTGGTAAATCACAAGAGCAGCGGACCATTTAAAATACAAGTACAGAATTCTCCATTGCGTGATGTAAATGGTAAGTTGATCGGCATTATAGGAATAAGCTGGGACATTACTAAAGAAGTTGAAGCAAACGAGGTTATAAAATTCCAGGCAAACCTGCTTGATAATGTTGAGCAGGCAGTAATAGCGGCTGATCTTAAAGGCTCCATTACTTATTGGAACCATTTTGCTGAAAAACTTTATGGGTATACTAAGGAGGAAGCCATCGGCAACGATTTTTCAATCATTGCTACAAGCGATCCTTTTTATACTGCACAAGCAGCTGAAGTATTTCAACTTGTTGCTGCTGGTAAAAGTTGGTCGGGCGACTTCCTTGTGAGAAACAAACAGAATGCAGAATTTCTTGCATTCTCAATTAACTCGCCGGTATTTGGAACTGATGGAA
The DNA window shown above is from Lacibacter sp. H375 and carries:
- a CDS encoding globin domain-containing protein; its protein translation is MTKEEIILIKRTWKLFREINPTVVGDTFYSKLFLDNPSVRKMFPKEMNQQYQKLIDMLSTVVGRLDHLEDMSDEIAAMGRRHVSYGVKPAQYKKVGEALLWTLEQGLGKDYTPEVKEAWTKCYNALADAMINASTT
- a CDS encoding PAS domain S-box protein; this encodes MNPQPNNNLFFKSVFNTTPVALAVIGEDGLFVEVNEGFCGMFGYNASELKGLSSVFIFPESIQKDVTIVQQSVLQNGQAIQQALWQGKTKQGLLIDLAVNFDLFADEQSGRFIVASYSDISDQKRKHEVAESTLIRYRSIVENSVHAFFLTGPDGTILDANKAAEIMFGYTVEELRKVGLQAIIDYADPRVKQKLLKPDSKGFAAGEVTGIRKSGEKFPLEFSSNAFKGMNGEDNTSTFIYDISVRKEQEQKFQQWQEEMASILNNTEEMFMIIDKEYKVVNYNKATKERAKSILGKELNMGDSLLSLAEPERYGYLTTIYNKVLAGEKIRYKHIVDRGFGIENYQLTYSPLLDADGDCSSFMVTVRDITVEEKILDEITHKQELLQQAESIAHVGSWEIDLVTNKLYWSEEVFRICGYEPNAFEVTPEHGFNVVHPEDRASSIAAMRNAVVNKSDFVADNRFVRPDGSIRYIKSKAKVVSDKEGKAVRLIGVFHDVTDQRAMERELAISQQEYRSLFDQNPDAVVSFDLMGNFVSVNDAGMLIAETTREKLLSEKFESYFDEIEVEVIRNYFKEARNGHAQRFQTEILTSTGKKKTVAVSLMPIIIAGEITGVFGILKDVTIEKLYENELEFQSNLLSTIQQSVIVTTVEGAIIYWNNFAEQLYGWQGKEVIGKNIMEVVPAEMSFEQATTLMEKLSAGESWRGEFLVNHKSSGPFKIQVQNSPLRDVNGKLIGIIGISWDITKEVEANEVIKFQANLLDNVEQAVIAADLKGSITYWNHFAEKLYGYTKEEAIGNDFSIIATSDPFYTAQAAEVFQLVAAGKSWSGDFLVRNKQNAEFLAFSINSPVFGTDGNVQGIIGVSYDITEAKKAAHTLKVNEEQLNLIYNSTAGIIFLLGVEGNGEAFHFISMNNAGLSAIGMRQEDLFNKPVQQVIPEPSFSLAFSKYNEAVRSGKPVVWQEEATYPTGVKTGIVTVTPIYDNEGNCVRLVGSVNDITELKETERSLAISRQQYKSLFDQNPDAVYSLDLEGNFTSFNPGTEKLLECTRQDIIEAGSCVPFCHPDDLEKIKQHFLKVKTGEPQTFDVRAITVKGNQKYLNIINIPIVVDGNITGVYGIAKDVTSEQLALFQLELSNERYEYATNATNDVIWDWDIKTNKVVRAGTGFNIMFGYDAQNANSDDLFWMKKVHPADVDIVVEKRKKVFDDVKQDFWEDEYRFLRSNEEYAFVYDRGYIFRDEEGKPLRMIGATKDITEQKLSELRLKELNGQLERRAEQLQISNTELERFAYIASHDLQEPLRMISSFLQLLEKKYHDSIDEKGREYIRFAVEGSLRMKYLINDLLDYSRISTRRQNLEQVHIDLVIKDVLQNLSLRIEEKQAVIKTSALPLLPIADKTQMTQLFQNLLSNALKYSGDKQPHIEINVEEREDEWLFSVKDNGIGFDEKFADKIFVIFQRLHNKSEYSGTGIGLAICKKIIDRHGGRIYADSVPGEGSTFWFTIKRHLISGQ